A single Mytilus trossulus isolate FHL-02 chromosome 12, PNRI_Mtr1.1.1.hap1, whole genome shotgun sequence DNA region contains:
- the LOC134693547 gene encoding uncharacterized protein LOC134693547, whose product MGNACLIGQLDNVKWLIENFDNVLFDMKEAMNNACRGGKLDTVKWWIENFDNKVFHLKEAMGHACLVGQLDTVKWLIENFDNKVFDMKEAMGHACLIGQLDNVKWYGLIANLGNKLFDMQEAINRACGSKYLDLVERLIKNFDNKLFDVKEAMNNACDSENPDIVKCLIENFYNKLFDMREAMNNAYGLVNLDIVKWLISNFDYLI is encoded by the coding sequence ATGGGCAATGCTTGTCTCATAGGACAACTAGACAATGTGAAATGGTTGATAGAGAATTTTGACAATGTATTGTTTGATATGAAGGAGGCAATGAACAATGCATGTCGTGGAGGAAAACTAGACACAGTGAAATGGTGGATAGAGAATTTTGACAACAAAGTATTTCATCTGAAGGAAGCAATGGGCCATGCTTGTCTCGTAGGACAACTAGACACAGTGAAATGGTTGATAGAGAATTTTGACAACAAAGTATTTGATATGAAGGAAGCAATGGGCCATGCTTGTCTCATTGGACAACTAGACAATGTGAAATGGTACGGGTTGATAGCGAATTTAGgcaataaattatttgatatgcaGGAAGCTATAAATAGAGCGTGTGGTTCGAAATACCTTGACCTAGTGGAAAGGTTGATAAAGAATTTTGACAATAAACTATTTGATGTAAAGGAAGCAATGAACAATGCCTGTGATTCAGAAAATCCTGACATAGTTAAATGTTTGATAGAGAATTTTtacaacaaattatttgatatgaGAGAAGCAATGAACAATGCCTATGGTTTGGTAAATCTTGACATAGTGAAATGGTTGAtatcaaattttgattatttgatatgA